The Desulfonatronum sp. SC1 DNA window CTCTAATGGAAGAGCATGATTTAAAGGCAAAGGACTTAGTCAATATCTTAGATTTATCGAAAGGAACAGTCTCTAAGATTTTAAATTACCACAAGGGACTTTCGAAAGATACAATAAGAAGACTTTCCGATTATTTTAAACTA harbors:
- a CDS encoding helix-turn-helix domain-containing protein, which produces LMEEHDLKAKDLVNILDLSKGTVSKILNYHKGLSKDTIRRLSDYFKLSQEAFNRPYKLIHEVNRHFRNASLMNTRKNMIEA